GTATAAATCAACCgtgtttttaaaaaagagataaaaactgaaaaaaaaaaatatatataatattacaaTTCGTGGATTCATAATCTAATGCATGATATTTCCTAGCATTTTATAACTCCAGACATTCATactacatataaaaattatgtttcCCCATTTTTGAAGTATGAGAAAACACAAAAACCTTTTCTTGATagatatttaaaaataattaccatttttgtgtttttaGGCTTTCTcgtattttttcaataaacGGTTCAATCATATGCctctttattttcaaagAATCTGCAATGgttatatgtaatatatcCATAGAATTGTTTTGTGGTGTTTGCTTAAATCTAATTTGAtcatcatttaatttatgtagctggtaaaaaatatgttttttaatttcactctccttttctttttttttattttgagaGTTAGGTAAATCGTTATCATTTGTGCTTATACTCAGTTGTTTTTCTAGTAGTTTGTACAAGAGGCCAAAGCAAAATtcgcatttttttttaatatctttGTTGCATTTTactgaataaaaaataatgaaacatatataaaaacatatacaTAGTGTACTCTcattgcatatataaaatggaaaGATAAATTAGGGTTGATACTAATTTGTAATATTACTCAACAATGAAtctatatgtataatatatatatgcgcGTATgcataaaacattttaaaattataaaattctCTCATTTTACTACCTGGAATGTAAATGTACGAGTAATAGTCTCCATGATTAgacattttgttttatgttttcagtttatttttattaatccCGTTTTTTCTCATTCATatttgcaaaaaaaaaaataaaagatcaGATGCTCACCAAAATATCTTTCGGAttgatgaaaaattatatatgttaaaaatgcatatatttaataaggaaaaataataaattaataaataaataaataaatatatatatatatatatatatatatatagtttatATGTGTACGTGGTATCATATTCACTATCTCGTATTCATTTAAGAATAGGAATATGCAGAAGAAATTATACTTctatgtaataaaaaaatattgggTATACATAAAACGCacatataaatgataatacaTATTCATGGATTTTATGAACTATTCAAAAACCAACAAAATGAAGATTTTAGAGCcaagagaaaaaaatggaaaaataaacatgtggaatatacatatatattcacGACTATGGAAAGGCATGGACACCATACCCTCTGAATTTTAATCATTTTagctttaaaaaaaagttgtatattttattttgtggCCCCAATAGGTAGGATATGCATCTGAAGGTGTGAATGAATAAtagtttaaaaaatgtaattatattttttatattttgatttcatttttaatgagtttataatttatatcaaaaaaataaaagaaagaaaaagatatacaaacaaatatacacatatatatttagtgTAGTATTCATTTTTCCAGAGAAACAAACATGAAATTTCTTGTTCTGTTTTTTAGTTACAGCATATTTGCTCTGCCTTATTCTAATTTGGTGTACGGGATATCAAAGGATAGAAATTGCTGTGAATATGGAAACTCTGTTGATAGCAGTAAAATGCTATATATAGCTGGATCAGtaagaaaaagaagaaaaacatttgaaaaaaagataaatgTTTCAAATTTTGAAAGGGAAGGAAATGCAAatggatataaatatattgacAATAAAGGAATATATGCCACGAAACAAAATTCGGAATTCGATGAAGTTAGAAATAAGGAAGCAAATGAgaacaataaaaatggcGCCATTACTGTAAATAGAGAAATCATAATTGAAAgcgaaaataaaaataataacaataaccaagaacaaaatattaaagatTGTTATACTAACGAAAATGCACAGAATGacggaaaaaataaaaaggtgAAAATACCGAAAGTTGGAAATGCAATGCCAGAAAAAAAACCTGACTGGTTTCATGTCCCTGCACCAAATggtgaaaaatataaaaaactaAAATCAGATTTAGGTAAATTAAAACTTCATACAGTTTGTGAAGAGGCACAATGCCCTAATATTGGAGAGTGCTGGAATATAGGAACAGCTACTATTATGTTATTAGGTGATACATGCACACGAGGTTGTAAATTTTGTTCAATAAAAACTTCATCAAAACCACCACCCCCAGATATTAATGAACCTTTTAACACAGCTAAAGCAATTTGTGAATGggatataaattatattgttttaacTTCAGTTGATAGAGATGATTTACCTGATGGTGGTGCAGACCACTTTGCTAAAACTGTAgagttaataaaattttcaaagcCTAATATTTTGATAGAATGCTTAGTTTCCGATTTCCAAGGAAATATAGATTCAATAAAAAGACTTGCATTAAGTGGGTTAGATGTATATGCCCATAATATAGAAACTGTTAAACGTTTACAGAAGTATGTAAGAGATAAAAGAGCTAACTATGAACAATCACTATTTGTATTGAAAAAGGCAAAGGAAATTAATCCAAACTTATATACTAAAACTAGTATTATGTTAGGGTTAGGAGAAACCCAAGAAGAAATACTACAAACTATGAAAGATGCTCGATCGAATGGCATAGATGTTATAACATTTGGACAATATTTAAGACCAACTAAAAATCATCTAAATGTTgttgaatatatttcacCGCAAatgtttaattattataaagaCGTTGGTTTAAAAATGGGTTTTAAGTATATAGCTAGTGGTCCATTGGTTAGGTCATCTTATATGGCAGgagaatattttatgaaaaatatggtGGAAAAGGGAagaaatcaaaaaaatcaaCAGATTAAACAGGTAGAAGTcagcaaataaaaaaatataacaattatATCATGGAAACCTTTTTTTTGCTGTTCTATATTGAGATGAGTTGATATTAGTAACAGAACTGGACAAACTTACTGAATGTGTCTAGAGGGAAATAAAACACCGCGAAATCAGCGTCTTCATTCAAGTGCATGCTTTTTTAGTCAATGTGTTTGTTCTGATGCATGCATAATTCTTGTTTGTACTCTATGcgcattattttttacttatatgcataaacagtttttttttcaacttatatgttttttatacgTATATCAATGCCATATTCCTCCAGTTGTTTAGTTAATTGAATTTTTGCACTAAAAGTACTTTAGAGTTCaaagtttaaaaaaattaaaaaaggcATAGTAAAAAACAACGaaacaataaatatgaGATCTTATTCAACAAGTTTGAAAATGAATAGTAACGTCCGATTCGTTTTCCCACCATACTGGAAAGTTATTGCTCTAAAAACTCCTGTATGATGATGGAACTTTTAGTGATGATTTGAATGTCTGGGCGTCTCTGTAATATAagtttaattttgtttaaagGTATTTGGAAATCCTTAGATCGGTTTTCTAGAGACATAAAGACATCGCTTATGTCGTCACAATTATAAGTATCACTTAGAAGTGAGCTAGTTAATTTTGTAACTTGATTAAtccaattatttttatttggtaatggcatttttttatttttgacatggttaattttattttttagcaCATCAGTGTCACATgttaacaattttataagtTCATGCAAATAAGGCATGGAATATAACAAAGTATTAGAGTCGCTAAGTTTAGTAATATTTTCTGTTGTTCTGCTTAACTCATCTATTTGCTGTAAAATAGTATGAGAATTTccaagaaaaatattaaatgtgTCTTGATTGTGTAAAAATGTAACTCCTTGatctattaaaaaatttataatagaTTGGTCCAATTTATGCAATACTTTATTAGCGatttctaaaaatatataatcaaatacaatttttttaattttatataaattatttaatatatattcatgaaaaatattatgagcagtaaataaattataaattcgGATAGATATAAAATGATAGAAAGCGTCTAAAAAGTTACTAagcattttattttgtaatgAGACAAAACTTGATatcatttcttttatatattttttatatttaaaattaaataaataagtatttatagaatatatagaaaCATATAACAAACAAGTAGTAGTACATTCACTAACTaaatcattaatattattccAATGTTTACGAAATTCATCTTTAACAATTATTAATgtgttttttaaaacattatt
This DNA window, taken from Plasmodium berghei ANKA genome assembly, chromosome: 13, encodes the following:
- a CDS encoding lipoyl synthase, whose translation is MKFLVLFFSYSIFALPYSNLVYGISKDRNCCEYGNSVDSSKMLYIAGSVRKRRKTFEKKINVSNFEREGNANGYKYIDNKGIYATKQNSEFDEVRNKEANENNKNGAITVNREIIIESENKNNNNNQEQNIKDCYTNENAQNDGKNKKVKIPKVGNAMPEKKPDWFHVPAPNGEKYKKLKSDLGKLKLHTVCEEAQCPNIGECWNIGTATIMLLGDTCTRGCKFCSIKTSSKPPPPDINEPFNTAKAICEWDINYIVLTSVDRDDLPDGGADHFAKTVELIKFSKPNILIECLVSDFQGNIDSIKRLALSGLDVYAHNIETVKRLQKYVRDKRANYEQSLFVLKKAKEINPNLYTKTSIMLGLGETQEEILQTMKDARSNGIDVITFGQYLRPTKNHLNVVEYISPQMFNYYKDVGLKMGFKYIASGPLVRSSYMAGEYFMKNMVEKGRNQKNQQIKQVEVSK